A genomic stretch from Nitrospirota bacterium includes:
- a CDS encoding glycosyltransferase family 2 protein has translation MSALKFSIVIPCYNEGEDVRLSLDAALGQDWPMTEVLVVDDASTDGTAQMLKDYGRRNRNLVVLAHSSNRGVASARNTGIRASSGDVVVILNADVSPPPDFLRRISTHYGAGADLVLVESEVSNQSRVYPRFLEAQHHYNYDHDPTIVWSEGFSCRKPAAIEVGLFPERIPGCGGEDAVFGRALCARFKKVIDKSIVVPHVAPATLSAFWAQRVSRGRGAAFTHFFVEGRAPAGLAIRFGGKLVLGSLIDLATFPRFFLSYVGRPQQIHRGWRDLIPFFWANLVQSAGHRWGEWAGWLKLVRRREEISEADRRLSKG, from the coding sequence ATGTCTGCGCTGAAGTTTTCGATCGTGATCCCTTGCTACAATGAAGGGGAGGATGTCCGGCTCTCGCTCGATGCCGCGCTGGGACAGGACTGGCCGATGACGGAAGTCCTGGTCGTCGATGACGCCTCGACGGACGGCACGGCACAGATGCTGAAGGATTACGGCCGCAGGAACCGAAATCTCGTGGTGCTGGCGCATTCTTCGAATCGAGGCGTGGCCTCGGCCCGGAACACGGGGATCAGGGCGTCTTCGGGCGACGTGGTCGTCATCCTCAACGCCGATGTCTCCCCGCCCCCGGATTTCCTCCGCCGGATTTCCACGCACTACGGGGCCGGCGCCGATCTGGTCCTCGTGGAATCCGAGGTCTCCAACCAATCCAGGGTTTACCCACGTTTTCTCGAGGCCCAACATCATTACAACTACGATCACGACCCGACCATCGTGTGGTCGGAAGGCTTCTCATGCCGGAAGCCGGCGGCTATCGAGGTCGGGCTTTTCCCCGAACGAATCCCGGGTTGCGGCGGCGAGGATGCGGTCTTCGGGAGGGCTCTTTGTGCAAGATTCAAGAAGGTCATCGACAAATCCATCGTTGTGCCCCATGTCGCCCCTGCAACCTTATCGGCCTTTTGGGCTCAGAGGGTGAGCCGGGGCCGGGGCGCGGCGTTCACGCATTTCTTTGTAGAGGGCCGTGCGCCGGCGGGCCTGGCCATCCGCTTTGGGGGAAAGCTGGTGCTGGGTTCCCTCATCGACCTGGCAACATTCCCCCGTTTCTTCCTCAGCTACGTGGGCCGTCCTCAACAAATCCATCGAGGGTGGAGAGACCTGATTCCGTTCTTCTGGGCCAACCTCGTGCAGAGCGCGGGTCACCGATGGGGTGAATGGGCTGGATGGCTGAAACTCGTCCGGCGGCGTGAGGAAATCTCCGAGGCCGACCGACGGCTTTCCAAGGGATAG
- a CDS encoding glycosyltransferase family 39 protein encodes MWAALFLICHPLFIWSARSGRPDALLSFLGLALLGCVAKTRESASERSLKKWAWLAGIMGGLAFLAYPTGISFQAVTTAYLFGASFRKGSP; translated from the coding sequence TTGTGGGCGGCGCTGTTCCTCATTTGTCATCCGCTCTTCATCTGGTCTGCTCGAAGCGGACGTCCGGATGCCCTCTTGTCCTTCCTCGGCCTGGCGCTTCTGGGCTGCGTTGCGAAGACTCGGGAGAGCGCAAGCGAGCGAAGCCTGAAGAAGTGGGCGTGGCTGGCGGGAATCATGGGTGGGCTGGCTTTCCTGGCGTATCCGACGGGCATTTCCTTCCAGGCCGTCACTACGGCGTACCTTTTCGGGGCTTCTTTCCGGAAGGGAAGTCCGTGA
- a CDS encoding glycosyltransferase family 39 protein — translation MAPHRIASATILLVSFLVSLMAGLNVLGLESGGSFRWRFVVAGHPLDTGSYGMKAYETDTAADRASARPTMIHEPLYPILLSLVLNSTGSDYRAVVVVHALLHTLTTLLVFLAARRLGSVRLAHAAAALAALDPTLITSVGRPAEENLSALIFSAVAWFMVRFYPVGRGWQAVALGGGMALLSLSRVQGVGLTIIVAVFAALFLWRERGAKVMIRQTALFAGIWVVVISPWVYRNWKVFGGVRVGPSRVMWTLCEKTAVLRDPFAYKDLLPYAVSLYSTRLSGKLFPRADSFRDQKSVRYCSEARGRAMLARTDELYAERVLREMTVEWITNNPLKYFLITLVTPVSFLDLELEALSLDHAALDRAVRPWVRTIMDAFLRFYSAVIWLMVVVGAVRLTRRPSREGIALVVLVAGYLIPHVFTRVHGHFFVTVLPSLLLLGVHALPGWVRR, via the coding sequence GTGGCCCCGCACCGAATTGCCTCCGCAACGATTCTTCTGGTCTCGTTCTTGGTTTCTCTGATGGCCGGTTTGAACGTATTGGGGTTGGAATCCGGGGGCTCCTTCCGCTGGCGCTTTGTGGTGGCCGGCCACCCGCTGGACACGGGGTCGTACGGGATGAAAGCCTATGAGACGGATACGGCGGCCGACCGTGCATCCGCCCGGCCGACCATGATTCACGAGCCGCTGTATCCGATATTGTTGAGTCTTGTTCTCAATTCGACCGGGTCCGACTACCGGGCAGTTGTAGTCGTCCACGCACTGCTGCACACGTTGACCACTCTCCTGGTGTTCCTGGCTGCCCGACGGCTCGGATCGGTGCGCCTGGCGCATGCTGCAGCCGCGCTCGCGGCCTTGGATCCGACTTTGATAACTTCCGTCGGCCGTCCAGCGGAGGAGAATCTCTCCGCACTCATCTTTTCAGCCGTGGCCTGGTTCATGGTGCGGTTTTACCCCGTGGGCCGGGGGTGGCAAGCGGTTGCGCTGGGAGGAGGGATGGCATTGCTTTCCCTATCCCGCGTTCAAGGAGTCGGACTCACGATTATCGTGGCCGTCTTTGCGGCCCTATTCCTCTGGCGTGAACGAGGGGCGAAAGTGATGATCCGGCAAACGGCCCTGTTCGCCGGCATATGGGTCGTCGTGATTTCTCCATGGGTGTACAGGAACTGGAAGGTGTTCGGCGGAGTTCGGGTGGGCCCCTCGCGAGTGATGTGGACTCTGTGTGAGAAGACCGCCGTCCTGCGCGACCCCTTTGCCTACAAGGATCTTCTTCCGTACGCGGTCAGCCTGTATTCAACGAGGCTTTCGGGAAAGCTTTTCCCGCGCGCGGACTCGTTCCGGGATCAAAAATCGGTCCGATACTGTTCGGAGGCGAGAGGTCGAGCGATGTTGGCGCGAACGGATGAGCTCTATGCGGAGCGTGTGCTGCGAGAGATGACGGTGGAATGGATCACCAATAATCCCCTCAAGTATTTCTTGATAACCCTGGTCACGCCGGTGTCGTTCTTGGATCTTGAGCTTGAGGCACTTTCATTGGACCATGCGGCGCTGGACCGGGCAGTCAGGCCATGGGTCCGGACGATCATGGACGCCTTCCTGAGGTTCTACTCTGCTGTTATTTGGCTGATGGTCGTTGTGGGGGCCGTACGATTGACCCGGCGACCCTCACGCGAGGGAATTGCTCTGGTCGTCCTCGTGGCGGGCTATCTCATCCCTCACGTGTTCACCCGGGTCCATGGCCATTTTTTCGTCACGGTGTTGCCTTCGCTTCTTCTTCTTGGCGTGCATGCCCTTCCGGGATGGGTTCGCCGATGA
- a CDS encoding response regulator: MPLPSQTAYCPSCGGNVPVMTILWRGSETPRCGNCGLTLPNTVEGAEEGIHPMTCVIFAEDSPGVRRVIETVLSGTKIAEATVACENGMEFISKMTELLRDKKRVDLAILDVQMPVLSGIQAALTVREIEKKFAAQRPTPILFFTAKVIDEKFKAVLDKCRPSAYLNKGTDASPRELGRRVYSVVRRLMADQALQVELNR, from the coding sequence ATGCCGCTCCCCTCCCAGACGGCCTACTGCCCGAGTTGCGGCGGCAACGTGCCCGTCATGACCATCCTGTGGCGCGGTTCGGAAACACCGCGTTGCGGAAATTGCGGCCTGACCCTCCCCAATACCGTCGAAGGAGCGGAAGAGGGCATCCACCCGATGACGTGCGTCATCTTCGCCGAAGACTCCCCCGGCGTGCGGCGTGTCATTGAAACGGTTCTCTCCGGGACGAAAATTGCGGAGGCTACGGTCGCGTGCGAGAATGGCATGGAATTCATCAGCAAAATGACGGAACTCCTTCGGGACAAGAAACGGGTTGACCTGGCCATCCTCGATGTCCAGATGCCGGTTCTCAGCGGCATCCAGGCCGCGCTCACCGTTCGTGAAATCGAGAAAAAGTTCGCCGCGCAGCGCCCGACCCCCATTCTCTTCTTCACCGCCAAGGTAATCGACGAAAAATTCAAGGCCGTACTGGACAAGTGCCGCCCGTCCGCCTACCTGAACAAGGGGACGGACGCCTCCCCTCGCGAATTGGGCCGACGAGTCTACTCGGTCGTCCGCCGGCTCATGGCCGACCAGGCGCTCCAGGTGGAATTGAACCGATGA
- the metG gene encoding methionine--tRNA ligase: protein MAKFFVTTPIYYVNDVPHIGHAYTTVAADILARYHRMIGDDVFFLTGTDEHGKKVEHAAAKQGKNARHLADDVHVRFKELWKTLNISNDHFIRTTDMEHYHAVAEFWDRARKNGDIFLGDYEGWYCTPCETFWTEKELVLAGTLQSGGISPTTGAMIAEPQEPILLCPTCKRRTEKLKQPSYFFKLGKYRSWLLDYFKNNPGSILPESRRNEVLGFLQSEELKDLSISRTDFSWGIPVPGDPKHVIYVWFDALINYLTASHYTPGRESSWPASVHLVGKDILRFHTVYWFAFLKSAGFPPPQSVFAHGWWTIDGQKMSKSLGNVIDPFEVTAKYGVDPFRYFLFREVPFGQDGNYSNRLLEARLNGDLANDLGNLLSRVVSVAVQHFPAGTIRGPLNHNPAALGELGTQLLVKRERMRKKWQEALQTLNLQGALEATWELLREANGYVDRTRPWELKGKESGTPVLIELLETLRHVAIFIQPFMPHTSQAIGQQIAGRDFFDAASRPADSAFSNLESKYPLENGCKIEKGKHLVERIDLLPEKPKENKVEATDNLLGIEEFQKIELRSGVILSAEEVPNSKRLIKLQVDLGNEQRQVVAGIKHVYTAADVVGKKVVVVTNLKPAKIMGVESQGMVLAASEGDALTLVSFDREVKPGWKVK from the coding sequence GTGGCCAAGTTCTTCGTCACTACGCCGATCTATTACGTCAACGACGTGCCACACATCGGACACGCCTACACCACCGTCGCCGCAGATATCCTCGCCCGCTATCACCGGATGATTGGGGATGATGTCTTCTTCCTCACCGGAACGGACGAGCACGGGAAAAAAGTGGAACACGCTGCCGCGAAGCAGGGAAAGAACGCCCGGCACCTTGCGGATGACGTCCACGTTCGTTTCAAGGAACTTTGGAAGACGCTCAACATCTCCAACGACCATTTCATCCGGACCACGGACATGGAGCACTACCATGCCGTGGCGGAATTCTGGGATCGCGCAAGAAAGAACGGCGACATCTTCCTCGGCGACTACGAGGGGTGGTATTGCACGCCGTGCGAAACGTTCTGGACGGAGAAGGAGCTTGTCCTCGCTGGAACTCTTCAGAGCGGGGGGATTAGCCCGACGACGGGCGCGATGATCGCTGAGCCTCAGGAACCGATCCTGTTGTGTCCAACTTGCAAACGCCGGACCGAGAAGCTCAAACAGCCAAGCTACTTCTTCAAGTTGGGGAAGTACCGAAGTTGGCTGCTCGACTATTTCAAGAACAACCCCGGCTCGATCCTTCCTGAGTCACGACGCAACGAGGTCCTGGGATTCCTCCAATCCGAGGAACTGAAGGACTTGAGCATCAGCCGCACGGATTTTTCCTGGGGCATCCCCGTCCCCGGCGATCCGAAGCACGTCATTTATGTCTGGTTCGACGCCCTCATCAATTACCTTACCGCCAGTCACTACACGCCGGGCCGTGAATCGTCTTGGCCCGCAAGTGTCCATCTCGTCGGAAAGGACATCCTCCGCTTCCACACGGTCTACTGGTTCGCGTTTCTGAAATCGGCCGGATTCCCGCCGCCGCAGTCGGTGTTCGCTCACGGCTGGTGGACGATCGACGGTCAGAAGATGAGCAAGTCGCTGGGCAACGTGATCGACCCTTTCGAGGTCACGGCGAAATACGGCGTGGACCCCTTCCGATATTTCCTCTTCAGGGAAGTGCCTTTCGGACAGGACGGCAACTACTCCAACCGGCTCCTGGAAGCCCGTCTCAATGGCGATCTGGCGAACGACCTCGGAAATCTTTTGAGTCGGGTGGTGAGTGTGGCCGTGCAGCATTTCCCGGCGGGAACCATCCGTGGGCCGCTCAACCACAATCCGGCCGCCCTGGGAGAATTGGGTACGCAACTTCTCGTCAAGCGGGAGAGAATGCGGAAGAAATGGCAGGAGGCGCTCCAAACTTTGAACCTCCAGGGCGCGCTGGAAGCGACGTGGGAGCTGCTCCGGGAGGCCAACGGTTACGTCGACCGGACTCGGCCCTGGGAATTGAAAGGCAAGGAGAGCGGCACGCCCGTCCTTATTGAACTGTTGGAGACCCTGCGCCACGTGGCGATCTTCATCCAGCCGTTCATGCCGCACACATCGCAGGCCATCGGTCAACAAATCGCGGGCCGGGATTTCTTCGACGCCGCCAGTCGGCCCGCCGATTCGGCCTTCTCGAATCTGGAGAGCAAGTATCCTCTCGAAAACGGATGTAAGATTGAAAAGGGGAAGCACCTCGTCGAGCGGATCGACCTGCTCCCCGAAAAGCCAAAGGAGAACAAAGTGGAAGCAACCGACAACCTCCTCGGCATCGAGGAATTTCAAAAGATCGAACTCCGCTCCGGTGTCATCCTGAGCGCCGAAGAAGTGCCTAATTCGAAAAGACTCATCAAGCTCCAGGTTGATCTTGGAAACGAACAGCGGCAGGTGGTGGCGGGCATCAAGCACGTTTACACGGCGGCGGACGTGGTCGGCAAGAAAGTCGTGGTCGTCACCAATCTCAAACCGGCGAAAATCATGGGCGTGGAATCGCAAGGGATGGTGCTTGCGGCCAGCGAAGGCGACGCCCTCACGCTGGTCAGCTTCGACCGGGAGGTGAAGCCGGGGTGGAAGGTCAAGTAG
- a CDS encoding YchF/TatD family DNA exonuclease — translation MEGQVATSHEPRATSHDSALADSHTHLVMFKPEDRAGILARARAQNVHLMVVPGTTLADSAEAVEFARGEPDVFATVGVHPHEAKDAPADLEDRLTEWAGDGKVAAIGEIGLDFHYNLSPRDVQQACFERQLALARKVRKPIVVHIREAFGEARELMQVGHADEVGGVIHCFTGTYNDAKSFLDLGFCISFSGILTFPKADSLREAARKIPIERILIETDAPYLAPVPHRGKENEPAFLPHTAQVLADLKSLAIHDVARITCVNTRRVFRIAEDAVRTADGRSKAWPKQIDLHPKIAYRIRDSVYLNITNKCTISCVFCPKFDDFMVKGHYLKLSREPDASTILSEIGDLAGVQEVVFCGFGESTLRMDALKDTARALKAKGVKVRLDTDGLGNLVHGRNILPELKGLIDSVSISLNASNPEEYARLCPSKYEGIAYPAVKEFIREAKVWIPDVQATVVTVPGVNVEACRRIVEDELGVRFRAREYNNVG, via the coding sequence GTGGAAGGTCAAGTAGCCACGAGCCACGAGCCACGAGCCACGAGCCACGATTCCGCTCTGGCCGACTCCCACACCCACCTCGTGATGTTCAAGCCCGAAGATCGGGCCGGCATTCTGGCCCGCGCCCGCGCACAGAACGTTCATCTCATGGTGGTGCCTGGGACCACACTTGCCGACAGCGCCGAGGCCGTCGAATTCGCCCGGGGGGAGCCGGATGTTTTCGCCACGGTTGGAGTTCACCCGCATGAGGCGAAGGACGCCCCCGCCGATCTGGAGGACCGCCTGACCGAGTGGGCCGGGGACGGCAAAGTGGCGGCGATCGGAGAAATCGGGCTCGATTTCCACTACAACCTCTCACCCAGGGATGTTCAACAGGCCTGCTTCGAAAGGCAACTTGCGCTCGCCCGGAAGGTCCGCAAGCCCATCGTCGTCCACATCCGCGAAGCATTCGGCGAAGCACGGGAACTGATGCAAGTCGGGCACGCTGACGAAGTCGGCGGCGTCATCCACTGTTTCACGGGAACCTACAACGATGCCAAAAGCTTCCTCGATCTGGGCTTCTGCATTTCATTCTCAGGAATCTTAACCTTCCCCAAGGCGGACTCGCTGAGGGAAGCCGCCCGGAAGATCCCGATCGAACGAATCCTCATCGAAACCGATGCCCCGTATCTTGCACCGGTGCCCCACAGAGGAAAGGAAAATGAGCCGGCCTTTCTCCCGCACACCGCGCAGGTTCTAGCCGATCTGAAATCGCTGGCGATTCATGACGTCGCCCGGATCACCTGCGTCAACACCCGCCGCGTGTTCCGGATCGCCGAGGACGCGGTCCGCACAGCCGATGGTCGGTCCAAGGCGTGGCCAAAGCAAATCGATCTCCACCCGAAAATCGCCTACCGGATCCGGGACTCGGTCTACTTGAATATCACCAACAAGTGCACGATCTCGTGCGTGTTCTGCCCCAAGTTCGACGATTTCATGGTCAAGGGGCACTATCTCAAGCTCTCACGCGAGCCGGACGCGTCCACCATCCTCTCCGAGATCGGCGACCTCGCGGGCGTTCAGGAAGTCGTTTTCTGCGGATTTGGCGAATCCACGCTGCGGATGGATGCGCTCAAAGACACGGCGAGAGCACTCAAGGCGAAAGGCGTGAAAGTCCGGTTGGACACCGACGGCCTCGGCAATCTCGTCCACGGGCGAAACATTCTCCCCGAACTGAAAGGATTGATTGACAGTGTGTCCATCAGCCTGAATGCCTCGAATCCGGAAGAGTATGCCCGGCTCTGCCCTTCAAAGTACGAGGGAATCGCCTACCCTGCCGTCAAGGAATTCATTCGAGAAGCCAAGGTATGGATTCCCGATGTCCAAGCCACCGTCGTGACCGTGCCGGGTGTCAATGTCGAAGCCTGCCGGCGGATCGTAGAGGACGAACTCGGCGTCCGCTTCCGCGCCCGCGAATACAACAACGTCGGTTAG